Proteins encoded by one window of Kribbella italica:
- a CDS encoding VOC family protein, with amino-acid sequence MHLSSFYPVIATEHLRASQDFYTRLFGFETVFEADWYVSLKRPGDPTYELALLDPTHPTIPDGYRRPIQGLLLNFEVADVDAEWQRLVVEQGLDPKLAIRSEDFGQRHFIVADPGGVLIDVITEIPPTPEYAQGFTETATQ; translated from the coding sequence ATGCACCTGTCGAGCTTCTACCCCGTCATCGCGACCGAGCACCTGCGCGCGTCGCAGGACTTCTACACCCGGCTGTTCGGGTTCGAGACCGTCTTCGAGGCCGACTGGTACGTCAGCCTCAAGCGCCCCGGCGACCCGACGTACGAACTCGCCCTGCTCGACCCCACCCACCCGACCATCCCCGACGGCTACCGCCGGCCGATCCAGGGCCTACTTCTCAACTTCGAGGTCGCCGACGTCGACGCCGAGTGGCAGCGCCTGGTCGTCGAACAGGGCCTCGACCCCAAGCTCGCGATCCGCAGCGAGGACTTCGGCCAACGCCACTTCATCGTCGCCGACCCCGGCGGCGTCCTGATCGACGTCATCACCGAGATCCCCCCGACCCCGGAGTACGCCCAAGGCTTCACCGAAACCGCCACGCAGTAA